A window of Ignavibacteriales bacterium contains these coding sequences:
- a CDS encoding DUF5659 domain-containing protein: protein MNTFLTQDFYLASFLMASNYRILDYYRKAGFTTFVFEETPQLKDYVNNFYAEKTLIEPVKHGRAIKALKSMIHSINSSLSTSNLELNNGSNNKSKGI, encoded by the coding sequence ATGAACACCTTCTTAACACAAGATTTTTACCTAGCAAGTTTCCTCATGGCAAGTAATTACCGCATTCTGGATTATTATAGAAAGGCTGGGTTTACTACATTCGTTTTTGAAGAAACACCGCAATTAAAAGACTACGTAAATAACTTCTACGCAGAAAAAACCTTGATCGAACCGGTAAAACACGGTCGAGCAATCAAGGCCTTGAAGAGCATGATACATAGCATCAACTCTTCGTTATCAACTTCTAATCTGGAATTAAACAATGGATCCAATAATAAAAGCAAAGGTATTTAA